The following are encoded in a window of Bacillota bacterium genomic DNA:
- a CDS encoding aminopeptidase P family protein has translation MELSFIKRPHEYSPRRVYSTTSTDWQERVNFDRMRQDRLARAKQMMEKHDLGALVCFVGENVRYITGVWQGNWKNNIFIRYCVLPRGGEPILFETVGSDLECAKIDAPWMEGRIRPAITWKWAESAEEMMADRMAESVYQALKESGVEKEKIGIDIMDMRAYQALSRKGLNIVNGWPALSEARVVKTRDEIECLKISSAFGDAAMWKIKYEWLKPGVKESYITAKVNEFLYEEGFDFVYDIIVASGGNTSPYRRWHTDKLIRQGDLVIVDINAIGPGGYFVDFVRCFKVDTKPTKEEKDLYRECYDSLYAALAELKPGNTTRDVAEKFPVYDDDKFGSVSLQQFAHSIGLSLYEGMWISRAYSLDYPVEIKQNMCFAIETFAGHPGLPQTVRLEEDVVVTDKGPERLTMFEHWDEF, from the coding sequence ATGGAACTATCATTCATCAAGAGGCCTCACGAGTACTCACCTAGGCGCGTTTACAGCACGACCTCAACGGACTGGCAGGAGCGCGTCAACTTCGATCGCATGAGGCAGGACCGGCTGGCACGGGCGAAGCAGATGATGGAAAAGCACGACCTTGGTGCGCTGGTCTGCTTCGTGGGAGAGAACGTGCGGTACATCACAGGCGTCTGGCAGGGCAACTGGAAGAACAATATCTTCATCCGCTACTGCGTTCTTCCTCGGGGTGGTGAGCCGATTCTTTTCGAGACCGTGGGCTCGGACCTTGAGTGTGCGAAGATCGATGCTCCCTGGATGGAGGGGCGGATTCGTCCCGCCATCACGTGGAAATGGGCGGAGTCGGCCGAAGAGATGATGGCCGACAGGATGGCCGAGAGCGTGTACCAGGCCCTCAAGGAAAGCGGCGTCGAGAAGGAGAAAATCGGGATCGACATCATGGATATGAGGGCGTACCAGGCCCTGTCTCGTAAGGGACTCAACATCGTGAACGGTTGGCCTGCGCTTTCCGAGGCGCGTGTGGTCAAGACGCGCGACGAGATCGAGTGCCTGAAGATCTCGTCTGCGTTTGGAGACGCGGCGATGTGGAAGATCAAGTACGAGTGGCTCAAGCCCGGGGTCAAGGAGTCGTACATAACAGCCAAGGTTAACGAATTCCTCTACGAAGAGGGATTCGACTTCGTGTACGACATCATCGTGGCGTCGGGCGGGAACACCAGCCCGTACCGGCGATGGCATACCGACAAGCTGATCCGTCAGGGAGACCTTGTCATAGTGGACATCAATGCCATCGGCCCGGGTGGGTATTTCGTTGACTTCGTTCGTTGCTTCAAGGTCGACACGAAGCCGACGAAGGAGGAGAAAGACCTCTACAGAGAGTGCTACGATTCGTTGTACGCCGCGCTGGCCGAACTCAAGCCCGGCAACACCACACGCGATGTTGCGGAGAAGTTCCCCGTATACGACGATGACAAGTTCGGAAGCGTGAGCCTCCAGCAGTTCGCTCACTCGATCGGTCTGTCTCTATATGAGGGTATGTGGATCTCTCGTGCGTACTCGCTGGACTATCCGGTCGAGATCAAGCAGAACATGTGCTTCGCGATCGAGACGTTCGCCGGGCATCCTGGTCTCCCTCAAACGGTCCGTCTGGAAGAGGACGTCGTTGTTACGGACAAGGGCCCCGAGCGGCTCACCATGTTTGAACACTGGGACGAGTTCTAG
- a CDS encoding alcohol dehydrogenase catalytic domain-containing protein, with amino-acid sequence MKAAVLRNVRDLSIEEIEAPEPRPGQVLVRVKATAICGTDLGIYTGKSRANLPLVPGHESSGTVVALGPGARGLSVGDRVVLNPLLFCLRCAYCLAGKPNLCVNGGLMGREAPGTFAEFVAVEDYRCHRLPETVGFNDATSLVVLSTVFAGHRQITIRPGTSVAVVGLGSAGILHTQLAKASGAYPVFGVSRSAWKLELARRRGADVTIGGGDVVKEVLRHTDGLGVDVAIECAGKAETLRQAMEMTRPGGTVLAFGILPSRLGDFDGFDLYYKELTVVGTRAMLPEDFEAAIRATQRGLISLDSIVTHTFSLDELKAAFDKVETSPGDVLRVVVEI; translated from the coding sequence ATGAAGGCGGCGGTGTTGAGAAACGTGCGAGATCTCTCCATAGAGGAGATCGAGGCTCCGGAGCCGAGACCAGGGCAGGTTCTGGTCCGGGTGAAGGCCACCGCGATTTGCGGGACGGATCTCGGGATATACACGGGCAAGTCCCGAGCCAACCTTCCTCTCGTTCCCGGTCACGAATCTAGCGGCACTGTCGTCGCTCTTGGGCCGGGGGCCCGGGGGCTGTCGGTTGGGGACCGGGTTGTCCTGAACCCGCTTCTGTTTTGCCTACGGTGCGCCTACTGCCTGGCCGGAAAGCCCAATCTGTGCGTTAACGGAGGGCTCATGGGCCGCGAGGCGCCGGGTACTTTCGCAGAGTTCGTGGCCGTTGAGGACTACCGGTGCCACCGTTTGCCTGAAACGGTTGGGTTTAACGACGCGACGAGCCTCGTGGTCCTCAGCACCGTGTTTGCAGGGCACAGGCAGATCACCATTAGGCCCGGTACGAGCGTCGCGGTGGTCGGGCTCGGCTCAGCAGGCATACTTCATACCCAGCTTGCCAAGGCCTCAGGTGCATACCCTGTGTTCGGCGTGTCCCGCAGCGCCTGGAAGCTCGAGCTTGCGCGTCGTCGGGGAGCTGACGTCACCATCGGCGGAGGTGATGTGGTGAAAGAAGTCCTCAGGCACACGGACGGGCTCGGCGTGGACGTTGCCATCGAGTGTGCCGGCAAAGCGGAAACCCTTCGCCAGGCCATGGAGATGACGAGGCCGGGCGGCACAGTGTTGGCTTTCGGCATCTTGCCGTCGCGCCTTGGGGACTTCGATGGTTTCGACCTCTACTACAAGGAACTGACTGTGGTTGGGACTCGTGCGATGTTGCCTGAAGACTTTGAAGCGGCCATCCGGGCCACCCAGAGAGGGCTCATAAGCCTCGACTCTATCGTGACCCACACGTTCTCGTTGGACGAGTTGAAAGCAGCTTTCGATAAGGTGGAGACCAGCCCAGGCGATGTCTTAAGGGTGGTCGTCGAGATATAG
- a CDS encoding pyruvate carboxyltransferase yields the protein MSETPWKSDKWFVSPWNFEPEVRHGMEFKREIQFHDVSLRDGEQQAGITFSKDDKVRIAEKLAEAGIHRIEAGMPAVSKQDEEAIKEIARRKLGPKIFAFARCMVEDVKRARDCGVDGVVVEIPSSTHIIQYAYKWPLQKAIDLSVEATRYAREQGLYTVFFPIDGTRAEFPWFLNLIETVARDGHMDALGIVDTFGGLSPHAVGYLIKRVKERIKKPLEVHFHDDFGLGAANTIIALAAGADVAHTTVTAIGERAGNTPYEDVALGLKVLYGVDTGIKTEKMYELSKLVRKLAGIEVRPNRPIVGDMVFKIESGIISSWFKNCGLENAVELMPFRWDVVGQEPAEVVLGKNSGADSIRMWLDRIGVDATDEQVNTILWQVKDFAYEHKRLMTQAEFEALVAKVVK from the coding sequence ATGAGTGAGACGCCGTGGAAAAGCGACAAGTGGTTCGTGAGTCCGTGGAATTTCGAGCCCGAGGTTCGCCATGGAATGGAGTTCAAGAGGGAAATACAATTCCACGATGTATCGCTCCGTGATGGTGAGCAGCAAGCGGGCATCACGTTCAGCAAGGACGACAAGGTGCGCATAGCGGAGAAACTTGCTGAGGCTGGTATCCACCGTATCGAGGCCGGGATGCCTGCCGTGTCGAAACAGGACGAGGAGGCCATCAAGGAGATCGCACGCAGGAAACTGGGCCCCAAGATCTTCGCGTTTGCGCGCTGCATGGTCGAGGATGTGAAGCGGGCCCGCGACTGCGGCGTTGACGGCGTGGTCGTCGAGATCCCATCGAGCACTCACATTATCCAGTACGCGTACAAGTGGCCCTTGCAGAAAGCCATCGACCTATCGGTGGAGGCCACCCGGTACGCGCGCGAACAGGGCCTCTACACGGTATTCTTTCCCATCGATGGCACCCGGGCGGAGTTCCCGTGGTTCTTGAACCTCATAGAGACCGTGGCCAGGGACGGGCACATGGACGCCCTGGGCATCGTGGATACTTTCGGAGGCCTTTCCCCACACGCTGTCGGCTACCTCATCAAGAGAGTCAAGGAGAGGATAAAGAAACCTCTCGAGGTCCACTTCCACGACGACTTCGGCCTTGGCGCGGCGAACACCATCATTGCGCTTGCAGCCGGCGCCGACGTGGCACATACGACTGTCACCGCCATCGGCGAAAGGGCGGGCAATACGCCGTATGAGGACGTCGCCCTCGGGCTCAAGGTGCTCTACGGGGTGGACACGGGAATCAAGACCGAGAAGATGTATGAGCTCTCCAAGCTCGTCCGGAAACTGGCAGGGATCGAAGTCCGACCTAACAGACCGATCGTTGGGGACATGGTATTCAAGATCGAATCGGGCATCATTTCGAGTTGGTTCAAGAATTGCGGGCTTGAGAACGCCGTTGAGCTCATGCCGTTCAGATGGGACGTCGTGGGTCAGGAGCCTGCCGAGGTCGTCCTTGGTAAGAACAGTGGTGCGGACTCGATAAGGATGTGGCTCGATCGCATCGGTGTTGACGCCACCGACGAGCAAGTGAACACCATCCTGTGGCAGGTCAAGGACTTCGCCTACGAGCACAAACGACTCATGACCCAGGCGGAGTTCGAGGCGCTCGTGGCAAAGGTCGTGAAGTGA
- a CDS encoding C-terminal binding protein — protein MESKYRVAITDYVFPDLEEEHRVLSEIGAHIVSGQCHTEDEVIELCKGADAVLVCYAPVTARVIDSLDHCKIIARYGIGVNNVDVRRATEKGILVTNVPDYCIDEVSDHALGLLLALARKIPHLDRTVKSGLFDFKAWRPMFRLRGKVLGLMALGKIGQALTPKAQSLGLQVIAYDPFVPAAVADSLGVKLVTWDQLLSESDFISIHSPLTPETRHAFSTEAFRKMKRTAYLINTARGEIIDEEALAQALETGQIAGAALDVLADETTVSRNKLLRFDNIIITPHAAFYSEESTVELQRKAAEQVLAALKGVRPRYLLNKEVWRNE, from the coding sequence GTGGAAAGCAAGTATAGAGTTGCGATCACTGATTACGTGTTTCCCGACCTTGAGGAAGAGCATCGTGTGCTTTCGGAGATCGGCGCTCACATCGTCTCAGGGCAGTGTCATACCGAGGACGAAGTAATCGAGCTCTGCAAAGGAGCCGACGCTGTTCTGGTGTGCTACGCACCGGTTACGGCGAGAGTCATAGATAGCCTGGACCATTGCAAGATCATCGCACGGTACGGAATCGGTGTAAACAACGTGGACGTCCGCAGGGCCACTGAGAAGGGGATCCTCGTCACGAACGTCCCTGACTACTGCATAGATGAGGTGTCAGACCATGCGCTGGGCCTCTTGCTGGCCCTCGCCCGAAAGATCCCTCATCTTGATCGGACGGTCAAGAGCGGCTTGTTCGACTTCAAAGCATGGCGACCGATGTTTAGGCTCAGAGGCAAGGTGTTGGGGTTGATGGCTCTGGGCAAGATCGGCCAGGCTCTCACGCCGAAAGCGCAGAGTCTGGGCCTGCAGGTGATCGCGTACGACCCGTTCGTGCCTGCGGCGGTTGCGGATTCACTCGGCGTAAAGCTCGTCACCTGGGACCAGCTTCTCTCTGAATCGGACTTCATTTCGATTCACTCTCCTCTAACGCCGGAAACGCGTCACGCCTTCAGTACGGAGGCGTTTCGGAAGATGAAGCGCACCGCATATCTGATCAACACGGCACGGGGCGAGATAATCGATGAGGAAGCTCTCGCGCAAGCCCTCGAAACGGGGCAAATCGCGGGTGCAGCCCTCGATGTGCTTGCGGACGAAACCACGGTCTCCCGGAACAAACTGCTGCGCTTCGATAACATCATAATCACGCCGCATGCGGCCTTCTATTCAGAGGAGTCCACGGTCGAGCTTCAGCGAAAGGCTGCGGAGCAGGTGCTTGCAGCCTTGAAGGGAGTGCGCCCGAGATACTTGCTAAACAAGGAGGTATGGCGGAATGAGTGA
- a CDS encoding alcohol dehydrogenase catalytic domain-containing protein, whose amino-acid sequence MRAMRLKQVGQPLCLEEVSTPECGPDEVLVAVRAAGMCGTDLKIQAGKIPVKQLPLTLGHEFSGVVVDRGARVRDFQVGDEVLVSFYVPCNHCKWCLSGRHTICENLKGRLGFEMDGGLAEFVAVPEACLIKKPPSLSFAEAAIISDAVATPYHALRKRAAVAEGDRTVVVGGGGGLGLHAIQIAKAFRNVVIGVDAKPEKLALMKRYGADEVIDAREEGEWGTRIVQMTGGMGADNVIEFVSSVETFMNSVRALRNGGKLVLVAYSAELRIDSLKAVLGEVDILGSRAAPKRDIEECLELVTKGTVKPVIGEILGFEDANRGLSMLREGNVNGRVVLEMPR is encoded by the coding sequence ATGAGAGCGATGCGCTTGAAGCAGGTAGGGCAGCCCCTGTGCCTGGAGGAAGTGAGCACGCCCGAATGCGGGCCTGACGAGGTCTTAGTCGCGGTCCGAGCGGCTGGAATGTGCGGGACCGACCTGAAGATCCAGGCTGGGAAAATACCGGTGAAGCAGTTGCCATTAACATTGGGCCACGAGTTCTCAGGCGTCGTCGTGGACAGGGGAGCGCGAGTCCGGGACTTCCAGGTAGGGGACGAGGTACTTGTATCATTCTACGTTCCATGCAACCATTGCAAGTGGTGCCTGAGCGGAAGGCACACGATCTGCGAGAACCTCAAAGGAAGACTGGGGTTCGAGATGGATGGCGGGCTCGCGGAGTTCGTCGCTGTGCCCGAGGCGTGTCTTATCAAGAAACCCCCGTCGCTCTCATTCGCCGAGGCCGCCATAATCTCGGACGCCGTCGCTACTCCGTATCACGCCTTACGGAAGAGAGCGGCCGTTGCGGAGGGCGATCGTACGGTCGTGGTTGGCGGCGGCGGAGGCCTTGGCTTGCACGCGATACAGATCGCTAAGGCCTTCAGGAACGTCGTGATCGGGGTGGATGCGAAACCCGAGAAACTTGCGCTGATGAAGCGTTATGGGGCCGACGAGGTCATAGACGCGCGCGAAGAGGGCGAATGGGGCACGAGGATCGTCCAGATGACGGGAGGAATGGGCGCGGACAACGTGATCGAGTTCGTGAGCAGCGTTGAGACGTTCATGAATAGCGTCAGGGCCCTTCGAAACGGGGGCAAGCTTGTGCTGGTCGCGTACTCCGCCGAACTCCGCATCGACAGCCTCAAGGCGGTGCTGGGGGAGGTCGACATCCTCGGCTCCAGAGCTGCGCCGAAGAGAGATATCGAGGAGTGCCTTGAGTTGGTTACAAAAGGGACTGTCAAGCCAGTCATCGGCGAGATCCTTGGTTTCGAGGATGCCAACAGGGGTCTGTCAATGCTGCGCGAGGGAAACGTGAACGGGAGAGTGGTCCTGGAGATGCCTCGTTGA